The following coding sequences lie in one Cannabis sativa cultivar Pink pepper isolate KNU-18-1 chromosome 5, ASM2916894v1, whole genome shotgun sequence genomic window:
- the LOC115717741 gene encoding transcription factor MYB3R-2-like: MFTGWHNHLDPSLNKNPWTEEEESTLIKYHQIYGNKWADIAKFLPGRSDNAIKNHWHCKVKKKMQVVSSQLYSPVVLHGTNNSNNNHTIEDDRVSKEVTIERHSSSKLFEGYDPNNNHNNNHNDKAPVPAYDEAHSASSSYCCYRFMRLLRMSAATFPNTPSIIRKSSRRN; the protein is encoded by the exons atgtttacaGG GTGGCATAATCATTTAGACCCATCTCTAAACAAAAATCCATGGACAGAAGAGGAAGAATCCACCCTTATTAAATATCACCAAATTTATGGTAACAAGTGGGCTGATATAGCTAAGTTTCTGCCTGGAAG GTCTGACAATGCAATTAAGAATCACTGGCATTGCAAGGTGAAGAAGAAAATGCAGGTGGTGTCTTCACAATTATACTCACCAGTTGTTTTACATGGTACAaacaatagtaataataatcatacCATAGAAGATGATAGAGTGAGTAAAGAAGTAACAATTGAAAGGCATTCATCATCAAAATTATTCGAAGGATATGATCCTaacaataatcataataataatcataatgatAAGGCACCAGTACCAGCTTATGATGAAGCCCATAGTGCTAGTAGTTCTTATTGTTGTTATAGATTCATGAGATTGTTGAGGATGTCAGCAGCAACTTTCCCCAACACTCCTTCTATTATAAGAAAGAGCAGTAGAAGAAATTAA